In Ananas comosus cultivar F153 linkage group 7, ASM154086v1, whole genome shotgun sequence, the sequence atatgttatatattataacacatttttttgttataaaattattaattgtactatattaataatattatttattatttaaatattataataaattttataataaattatatttaaatattataataaattatttttattaaatttaagtttaagtagaaattttaaaaaaattataaatttattaataataaaaaatttataaatttattaaaatatttatttttatcaaatttataattttattataataaattatttttattaattgttccaaccctattcttatttaaaaaatttaaaatataaatatttaaatttaaaatttaaaattttaaaatttaaaatttgtaatctcaaaattaaagttattctaaattccaaattttaaattttaaatttaaattttgatattttaaatttttaaaatttaaaattttatattttatattttcaaatttaaatttgatcttaaatttaagtttgaaatttaaaattaaaattttgataaaatttgagattttaaattttaaatttaattttaaaattttgaaatttaaaattaaattttaaattaaaaatataatttaaaaatttaaaaatttaaatataaagatttaaattttaaaattgaaactttacaggaataacccaattttcatccaaacgcaaaattgatttaatccccgcttataactcaatttatacctatccttaGAATAACAACTTTTTGCTtatctccgaaccaaacgatacctaaaagACATatcttttgttaaaaattagTCTGATTGGATCATACGAGTCTAATTAGAGTCAAGTAAAAGGTCAAATAGTGCGAGAAAGCTTTTTCGTAGTTCCTCACTCGATCGTAAGCGAGAGAAGTGTGTACGAGGATCATAACTTGGCGAATTTTGCCAAGTTAGAGATGAATGATctctaatctctctctttttctctgttGTGAAACTTTCATTGTAATTAAGGTCGATGTTTTCATCCTTAGGGATAGCATGATCTAGCaagaaaatgtcaaatttaGTCTATCAGCgagaaaatttaattaatatgcaCAGTCGTTTTTGCAGGATTTCACAACTAAATTCATTCATTGGAGCATTTCACCGAACACTTGGCGAGCGCGCTCACAGGGAGAGTGCGACGAGAATGGCTTGGCGACACCGCGCCCGCGCGGTCTCGATCCGGTCCCTGATGGTGTCTTCCTTGGCCGCGGCCCTCACCATCTCCACGTCCATCTCGATGAGCTTGAGCACGCGGCGGAGCTCCGTGACCCTGCGCTCCTCCACCTCGCCGCGCGCGGCCATGGCCTCGGCCTCCTCCCGCGCCCGCTCCgccaccacctccgccaccTTCGCCAGCAGCGCCGCCGAGCCGTACCGCCCCCGCCCCATCAGCCCCTCCAGCTTCTCCAAGAAGTCCGCGATCGCCCACCCCTTCGGCCTCGCCTTCGCGATCTCCTTCGTCCGCTTCCACCCGATCTCGAAGTTCGGGGGCTCCGGGGGCCGCTCGATCGCCGATCCGGGGCCGCGCGCCGGGTCGCGCACGATCGCGGAGGGCACGCGCCTCTCGACGGCGAAggaggtggtggcggcggcggcggcggcggcggcgaagggaGTCTCAACAAAAGCATCGGACGAGGGGtcaggattagggttagggttagggttagggtttggggacGAGGAGGAGCAGCGAGGGACGGAGATGGAATTTTGGCGGGAAGAGGGCGGTGGCGGGAGGAGGAAGCGGAGAGCGGAGGCCATGGATTGgttgagaagagagagagagagagagagagagagagagagagagagaggggataaGGTGTGTTGTTTGAGGTGAGCGAGCGTTAAAATGGATAAATGGGCCAAAATGGGCTTTTTATGAAGCCCATGATATCAATAAATGGGCCTTTCTGACAAGAGCATTACACTGAACATAGCTGTTTcctctgttttgttttgttttgttttgttttgttccaCGTTCAGAAGCCTACTAAAGAGGAAGAAGGACGGAGGTAAGTGGTTGGATTGCAAACTTTGCAAATATCGAAGCAAGTTAAATGTGTTCCGACAGATCGCACCCGCCTCCTCTCGTTGGGTAGTTCGGCCGAGGAAATGCGCGACACTACTGAGATAAGACGGAGGTCTCTAGCTATTTGTGCTGCTCATCTCTCAGTGTTTGTTTAGCCTCACTTTTAATTTTCCTCCACTACTTCGAGTTAAATGCAATCTAACAACTTCAGAACGGCAGTAATCGATGCTAGAGTACAGGGCAAAGAAGAAACTGGATAACTTCAATAGCACTTTGCCTTACGACAAGTCCGATCAATCCCTAAATTAAAGTTGAACAAACATAAACCTAATTTTGTTGACTAAGTTCCCTGCTAATCATGTGGCCCAGTATAACATGGCCCAACTATAacttaaaacaaaataaataaataaataaataacaaaaggAAAGGGTGATAAATGCCACTCACAATTTTCCTTTTTGACCTCCAATTAGGGATTTCTTTgtcatatataaagttttacaTAGACTTTTTTTGCCCTAACAAATAGGTTGGGTCCTAGACCTTACCCTGAACCAGCCCAAGAAGATGGTTTCTAAGCATTATAAAGTCTTAATAATGTTGTGcttattttatacaaaattgaTGTGGACATCGGGATGTTATTTAAAAGTTGGGATTTTATCCAAACCAATAAAATAGCCCtaactcttttcttcttttgagtTTTCACCATTTGATAGGTCAAGCTAAGCATCATATGCT encodes:
- the LOC109712434 gene encoding uncharacterized protein LOC109712434 → MASALRFLLPPPPSSRQNSISVPRCSSSSPNPNPNPNPNPDPSSDAFVETPFAAAAAAAATTSFAVERRVPSAIVRDPARGPGSAIERPPEPPNFEIGWKRTKEIAKARPKGWAIADFLEKLEGLMGRGRYGSAALLAKVAEVVAERAREEAEAMAARGEVEERRVTELRRVLKLIEMDVEMVRAAAKEDTIRDRIETARARCRQAILVALSL